Proteins encoded together in one Streptomyces sp. B1I3 window:
- a CDS encoding Tox-REase-5 domain-containing protein, with translation MSTLGGTPAFGGAWQSPADRRHEMPQLLSVARVLVHVLFAVTVFGGVGLLLAASAADALDATMLALVAYGAAPGVTGWALVRRVRTGGVWVWRGLLAVQVWLLLGGLSSLRDGSFRGLTQMFLPLLILVFLSRASSRAWFGLSASQREGDDARSFSLPRMITWRRDRGQSTVEYAGLIALVAMIILALVLGGVGGQISNGLQSAICSLTGTACPASGDGSESVEADGETGAQEPGGSTGGGTTGTTGGSTGGTGGTTGSTGGTTGSTGGTGGTGGADGTSGGTGGSEGSGGTGGSEGSGGTGGTGGTGGTGGTDGAGGWDATTPVPAGWDEPDEEKTDAADDEPGWEDDEEEADGGGDDDEGCFSGFGAFFSCAGDKVGQVGGGLFVDGVWGDVTGIWDTVTDLPGTWDGLKDYGSSLGDAWSEGTKDAGDKWRKGDYWDALTDWGGSSVDTGLTVLDDMFIGDDVKDQWNNGQKTRAGTNVVWNIGSLFIPGYGEAKVAQKLGKIGKLGKLGKLGKAAQKAGKAAERARKAAGKGDVDGAKKAADEAQRHADDAADELAGKGCLIGAGPLDTVPLDPGRRQPSYAGGVNAAGRAAVAYRVQGAPVLLFAEKKCEGVDQDEIDAAEQAQKDADAAKEAAKEASRKKVAAWKKPSWYGDLKNPRKGSKDLGDGTWKAKKSVAYWPGMERWMRYQEQVSGVKRGKEYAVKDPRTGRDVDFDGWDSASGTYKEAKFGYGKKVRADGTLEPAQAAKFVEQAQRQVRAAGGKPVEWNFSNKKVADAAQKAFDDADVDVIVKHTAVEN, from the coding sequence ATGTCCACCTTGGGGGGAACTCCCGCTTTCGGCGGCGCCTGGCAGTCACCTGCTGACCGGCGCCATGAGATGCCGCAACTGCTGAGCGTGGCGCGCGTCCTCGTCCACGTGCTGTTCGCCGTCACGGTCTTCGGCGGGGTGGGCCTGCTGCTGGCGGCATCCGCCGCCGACGCGCTGGACGCCACCATGCTCGCGCTCGTCGCGTACGGGGCCGCGCCCGGCGTCACCGGCTGGGCGCTGGTACGCAGGGTCCGCACGGGTGGTGTGTGGGTGTGGCGTGGGCTGCTCGCCGTCCAGGTGTGGCTGCTGCTCGGGGGGCTGTCCAGTCTCCGGGACGGTTCGTTCCGTGGCCTGACGCAGATGTTCCTGCCGCTGCTGATCCTCGTCTTCCTCAGCCGTGCGTCCAGCAGGGCCTGGTTCGGTCTGTCCGCGTCGCAACGCGAGGGGGACGACGCGCGGTCGTTCTCCCTGCCCAGGATGATCACCTGGCGGCGCGACCGAGGGCAGTCGACCGTCGAGTACGCCGGGCTGATCGCGCTCGTGGCCATGATCATCCTGGCCCTCGTCCTCGGCGGGGTGGGCGGCCAGATATCCAACGGCCTCCAGTCCGCGATCTGCTCACTGACCGGGACCGCCTGCCCCGCCTCGGGAGACGGCAGCGAGTCGGTCGAGGCCGACGGGGAGACCGGAGCTCAGGAGCCCGGCGGGAGCACCGGCGGCGGAACCACGGGAACTACGGGCGGGTCCACCGGCGGCACCGGCGGAACCACCGGATCCACCGGCGGAACCACCGGATCCACCGGCGGGACGGGCGGCACCGGCGGTGCAGATGGCACGAGTGGTGGCACCGGCGGCTCGGAGGGCTCAGGAGGCACCGGGGGCTCGGAGGGCTCAGGAGGCACCGGTGGCACCGGTGGCACCGGCGGCACCGGCGGCACGGACGGCGCCGGCGGGTGGGATGCGACCACACCCGTGCCTGCGGGGTGGGACGAGCCGGACGAGGAGAAGACCGACGCCGCCGACGACGAGCCGGGCTGGGAGGACGACGAGGAGGAGGCCGACGGGGGCGGCGACGACGACGAGGGCTGTTTCTCGGGCTTCGGCGCCTTCTTCTCCTGCGCGGGCGACAAGGTCGGCCAGGTCGGCGGCGGTCTGTTCGTCGACGGCGTCTGGGGTGACGTCACCGGCATCTGGGACACGGTCACGGACCTCCCCGGCACCTGGGACGGCCTCAAGGACTACGGCAGTTCGCTGGGCGACGCGTGGTCCGAAGGCACCAAGGACGCCGGTGACAAGTGGCGCAAGGGCGACTACTGGGACGCCCTGACCGACTGGGGCGGCTCCTCGGTCGACACCGGGCTGACCGTGCTCGACGACATGTTCATCGGTGACGACGTCAAGGACCAGTGGAACAACGGCCAGAAGACCCGGGCCGGCACCAACGTCGTCTGGAACATCGGATCGCTCTTCATCCCCGGGTACGGGGAGGCGAAGGTCGCCCAGAAACTCGGCAAGATCGGCAAGCTCGGGAAACTGGGCAAGCTCGGCAAGGCCGCCCAGAAGGCCGGCAAGGCTGCGGAGCGGGCACGCAAGGCGGCCGGCAAGGGCGACGTCGACGGGGCGAAGAAGGCCGCGGACGAGGCCCAGCGGCACGCCGACGACGCCGCCGACGAACTCGCGGGCAAGGGATGCCTGATCGGCGCCGGGCCGCTGGACACCGTGCCGCTCGACCCCGGGCGGCGGCAGCCCTCGTACGCCGGCGGCGTGAACGCGGCGGGACGCGCGGCAGTGGCCTACCGCGTGCAGGGGGCGCCCGTCCTCCTCTTCGCGGAGAAGAAGTGCGAGGGCGTCGACCAGGACGAGATCGACGCGGCCGAGCAGGCGCAGAAGGACGCGGACGCGGCCAAGGAGGCGGCGAAGGAGGCGAGCCGCAAGAAGGTGGCCGCATGGAAGAAGCCCTCCTGGTACGGCGACCTGAAGAACCCCCGCAAGGGGTCCAAGGACCTCGGCGACGGCACCTGGAAGGCCAAGAAGTCGGTGGCCTACTGGCCGGGCATGGAGCGCTGGATGCGCTACCAGGAACAGGTCTCCGGGGTGAAGCGCGGCAAGGAGTACGCGGTGAAGGACCCGCGGACCGGCCGTGACGTCGACTTCGACGGATGGGACTCCGCGTCCGGGACGTACAAGGAGGCGAAGTTCGGATACGGCAAGAAGGTCCGGGCGGACGGCACCCTGGAGCCGGCGCAGGCGGCGAAGTTCGTGGAGCAGGCGCAGCGCCAGGTGCGTGCGGCCGGGGGCAAACCGGTCGAGTGGAACTTCTCCAACAAGAAGGTCGCCGACGCGGCGCAGAAAGCGTTCGACGACGCGGACGTGGATGTGATCGTGAAGCACACTGCGGTGGAGAATTAG
- a CDS encoding SAM-dependent methyltransferase: MTGDATRQNPHDLRTRIDSGKAHPARVYDVFLGGKDHYAADREAAAAALAANPRGYLDVRHNRDFLRRAVTTLTREYGIRQFLDIGTGLPTSQNVHQIAQRIAPESRVVYVDNDPVVLAHARALLTSGPEGRTDYIDADLADPARILDHAVRTLDFDRPIALCLVAVLHFVGDEEAYPIVRELIAALPSGSRVVLSHLTEDLNPEKVRAVQRTYTERGFTFVLRSLADVERFFTESGLKLAEPGVVPVHHWRPDHSAPAPERPDVSYLASLRDIEKVRYKDISDVTDADINIYAGLGVKD, translated from the coding sequence ATGACCGGTGACGCAACCAGGCAGAATCCGCACGACCTGCGAACGCGGATCGACAGCGGCAAGGCTCATCCTGCGCGCGTCTACGACGTCTTCCTCGGCGGTAAGGACCACTACGCGGCCGACCGGGAAGCGGCGGCAGCCGCGCTCGCCGCCAACCCCCGCGGCTACCTCGACGTACGGCACAACCGGGACTTCCTGCGCCGTGCCGTGACCACGCTGACGCGGGAGTACGGCATACGGCAGTTCCTCGACATCGGCACCGGGCTGCCGACCTCGCAGAACGTCCACCAGATCGCCCAGCGCATCGCCCCCGAGTCGCGCGTGGTCTATGTGGACAACGACCCGGTCGTCCTCGCGCACGCCCGCGCACTTCTCACCAGTGGCCCCGAAGGCCGTACGGACTACATCGACGCCGATCTGGCGGATCCGGCACGCATACTCGACCACGCCGTGCGGACCCTCGACTTCGACCGGCCCATCGCCCTCTGCCTCGTCGCCGTCCTGCACTTCGTGGGGGACGAGGAGGCGTATCCGATCGTGCGCGAGCTGATCGCCGCGCTGCCCTCCGGCAGCCGGGTGGTCCTCAGCCACCTCACCGAGGACCTCAACCCGGAGAAGGTCCGCGCCGTCCAGCGGACGTACACCGAGCGCGGCTTCACCTTCGTGCTGCGCTCCCTCGCCGACGTCGAGCGCTTCTTCACGGAGAGCGGGCTGAAGCTCGCCGAACCGGGCGTCGTCCCGGTGCACCACTGGCGACCGGACCACTCGGCCCCTGCCCCCGAGCGCCCCGACGTGTCGTACCTGGCGAGTCTCCGCGACATCGAGAAGGTCCGGTACAAGGACATCAGCGACGTCACGGACGCCGACATCAACATCTACGCGGGTCTGGGAGTGAAGGACTGA